The following coding sequences lie in one Variovorax terrae genomic window:
- a CDS encoding helix-turn-helix domain-containing protein encodes MSLTLPTCSVRRYGGEHSPHEHDHAQIMFALSGRMALELNGHAAFADASSGIVIPAGVAHAYAAPAAARMLVIDAPMQPGTDRPRRFAVRTAWRDVYAGMDVQALLHEMLGMPRILARRSLDTRVLDAALDASLHEDWSTARMAALFCLSPQRFHARLLELTGLSPMAYARRRRLEAAMRLVAQGLLLDAVALRVGYQSASALSFALQRDCGFSTRACKRRC; translated from the coding sequence ATGTCCCTGACGCTTCCCACCTGCTCGGTGCGCCGCTACGGTGGCGAGCACAGCCCACATGAGCACGACCACGCGCAGATCATGTTTGCGCTGAGCGGCCGCATGGCGCTGGAGCTGAACGGGCACGCAGCCTTTGCCGATGCGTCCAGCGGCATCGTCATTCCCGCCGGCGTGGCGCACGCTTACGCAGCGCCGGCCGCTGCTCGCATGCTGGTGATCGATGCGCCCATGCAGCCCGGCACCGACCGGCCGCGCCGCTTTGCGGTGCGCACCGCCTGGCGCGATGTCTATGCCGGCATGGACGTGCAGGCCCTGCTGCACGAGATGCTCGGCATGCCGCGCATCCTGGCGCGCCGCAGCCTGGATACCCGGGTGCTCGATGCCGCGCTGGATGCCTCGCTGCACGAGGATTGGTCCACCGCGCGCATGGCGGCCCTGTTCTGCCTGAGCCCGCAGCGCTTTCACGCACGGCTGCTGGAGCTGACGGGCCTGAGCCCCATGGCTTACGCGCGCCGGCGTCGCCTGGAAGCGGCCATGCGCCTTGTCGCGCAGGGGCTGCTGCTCGATGCCGTGGCGCTGCGGGTCGGCTACCAGTCGGCCAGCGCGCTGTCGTTCGCGCTGCAGCGCGACTGCGGCTTCAGCACCCGGGCCTGCAAGCGCCGTTGCTGA
- a CDS encoding thiamine pyrophosphate-binding protein, translating into MAQRTAGHLIVECLVEQGVEFVFGVPGESYLAVLDGFHAHRDRIRFIINRQEGGAAFMAEAHGKLTGRPGVCFVTRGPGATNASIGVHTAFQDSTPMVLFVGDVASDMRDREAFQEVDFASFFGPSTKGFAKRVERIDDARRIPEYVARAFATAMNGRPGPVVLVLPEDMLVQAVNAAPLPRVEPVEAWSDPGSLRRLREMLLASQRPLVIAGGGGWTPQAAQALQRFAENWKLPVANAFRFQDTFDNHHPLYAGDVGIGISPKLAARVKDSDLILAIGPRLGEMTTGGYTLIEVPRPKQALVHIHASAEELNRVYQADLAINATMNAAARSLEVLTAPVAVPWETWAQACHTDYEANLVPQALPGEIDMPTIVATLQQHLPADAVLTNGAGNFASWVHRFFRHHGLAKGLKTQLAPTVGAMGYGVPAGIAAAITTGRVAFTIAGDGDFLMNGQELATAVQHGAKSIIVLLNNGMYGTIRMHQEREYPRHVSGSQLQNPDFVALARAYGYAGVRITRTEEFEAQLLAALARPEGTLIEVMLDPEVITTRGTLSGITQSALARQQGAA; encoded by the coding sequence ATGGCACAACGGACAGCGGGGCACCTCATCGTCGAGTGCCTGGTGGAGCAGGGCGTGGAATTCGTCTTCGGCGTTCCGGGGGAGAGTTACCTCGCCGTGCTGGACGGTTTCCATGCCCACCGGGACAGGATCCGGTTCATCATCAACCGGCAGGAGGGCGGCGCCGCCTTCATGGCCGAGGCCCACGGCAAGCTGACCGGCCGGCCCGGCGTGTGCTTCGTCACGCGGGGGCCGGGCGCCACCAATGCCTCCATCGGGGTGCATACCGCGTTCCAGGACTCCACGCCCATGGTGCTGTTCGTGGGCGACGTGGCGAGCGACATGCGCGACCGCGAAGCCTTCCAGGAAGTCGATTTCGCCAGCTTCTTCGGCCCCAGCACCAAGGGCTTTGCCAAGCGCGTGGAGCGTATCGATGATGCGCGGCGCATCCCCGAGTACGTGGCGCGCGCCTTCGCCACCGCAATGAACGGCCGCCCCGGCCCGGTTGTGCTGGTGCTGCCGGAGGACATGCTCGTCCAGGCGGTGAACGCGGCGCCGCTGCCGCGCGTCGAACCGGTAGAGGCCTGGAGCGACCCGGGATCGCTGCGCCGGCTGCGCGAGATGCTGCTGGCCTCGCAGCGGCCGCTGGTGATCGCGGGCGGCGGCGGCTGGACGCCGCAGGCCGCGCAGGCGCTGCAGCGCTTTGCCGAGAACTGGAAGCTGCCGGTGGCCAATGCCTTCCGCTTTCAAGATACCTTCGACAACCACCACCCGCTGTACGCCGGCGACGTGGGCATCGGCATCAGCCCGAAGCTGGCCGCGCGCGTGAAGGACAGCGACCTGATCCTCGCCATCGGCCCGCGGCTGGGCGAGATGACCACCGGCGGCTACACGCTGATCGAGGTGCCGCGGCCTAAGCAGGCCCTGGTGCACATCCACGCGAGCGCCGAGGAGCTTAACCGCGTTTATCAGGCCGATCTCGCGATCAACGCCACCATGAATGCCGCGGCGCGCTCGCTGGAGGTGCTGACCGCGCCCGTGGCCGTGCCCTGGGAGACGTGGGCGCAGGCCTGCCATACCGACTACGAGGCCAACCTCGTGCCGCAGGCGCTGCCCGGCGAGATCGACATGCCGACCATCGTCGCCACGCTGCAGCAGCACCTGCCGGCCGACGCGGTGCTGACCAACGGCGCCGGCAACTTCGCGAGCTGGGTGCACCGCTTCTTCCGGCACCATGGCCTGGCCAAGGGCCTGAAGACGCAGCTTGCGCCCACCGTGGGCGCCATGGGTTACGGCGTGCCGGCCGGCATCGCGGCGGCCATCACCACCGGCCGCGTGGCCTTCACCATCGCGGGCGACGGCGATTTCCTCATGAACGGGCAGGAGCTGGCCACGGCGGTGCAGCATGGGGCGAAGAGCATCATCGTGCTGCTCAACAACGGCATGTACGGCACCATTCGCATGCACCAGGAGCGCGAGTATCCCCGCCACGTGAGCGGCTCGCAGCTCCAGAACCCCGATTTCGTGGCGCTGGCGCGAGCCTATGGCTATGCCGGCGTGCGCATCACGCGCACGGAAGAGTTCGAGGCGCAACTGCTGGCGGCGCTGGCGCGGCCCGAGGGCACGCTGATCGAGGTGATGCTGGACCCGGAAGTCATCACCACGCGCGGTACCTTGTCCGGCATCACGCAGAGCGCGCTGGCCCGCCAGCAGGGCGCGGCCTAG
- a CDS encoding TetR family transcriptional regulator, with the protein MATAKKTPQEPRSRDADRSQQAILAAARDEFSQHGLAGARVDRIAERADLNKRLIYYYFSSKDDLFLAVLEQTYKDIRAAEQKLHLRDLPPPEAIRRLTEFTWDYYLRHPEFLTLLNSANLHQARHLSKSEQIQEMNSPLIQTLGEILERGRIDGIFRGGIDPVQLYVSIAGLSYFYLSNNHTLSAIFGRSLMTPKARNERLSHMCDVILGYVLRG; encoded by the coding sequence ATGGCGACTGCAAAGAAAACTCCCCAGGAACCGCGCTCGCGCGATGCCGACCGCTCCCAGCAGGCCATCCTGGCGGCCGCGCGCGACGAGTTCTCGCAGCACGGCCTGGCGGGCGCGCGGGTGGACCGCATCGCCGAGCGGGCGGACCTGAACAAGCGGCTGATCTACTACTACTTCAGCAGCAAGGACGACCTGTTCCTCGCCGTGCTGGAGCAGACCTACAAGGACATCCGCGCGGCCGAGCAGAAGCTGCACCTGCGCGACCTGCCGCCGCCGGAGGCCATCCGCCGACTCACCGAGTTCACCTGGGACTACTACCTGCGGCACCCCGAGTTCCTCACCCTGCTCAACAGCGCCAACCTGCACCAGGCGCGCCACCTGTCCAAGTCGGAGCAGATCCAGGAAATGAACTCGCCGCTGATCCAGACGCTGGGCGAAATCCTGGAGCGCGGCCGCATCGACGGCATCTTCCGCGGCGGCATCGATCCGGTGCAGCTCTACGTCTCGATCGCGGGCCTGTCCTACTTCTACCTCTCGAACAACCACACGCTCTCGGCCATCTTCGGGCGCAGCCTGATGACCCCCAAGGCCCGCAACGAACGGCTGTCCCACATGTGCGACGTCATCCTAGGGTATGTACTAAGGGGTTGA
- a CDS encoding Bug family tripartite tricarboxylate transporter substrate binding protein produces the protein MKTALPPSPLRRLLIAGLLCATATGASAQWKPTRPINLIVPWAAGGSTDQVTRVAAAEMEKALGQTIVIVNQPGASGAIGTKSALDAAKDGYTWTAGAAQDLGTYQTLGSVNTSIKDWHLFLNVANIQVIGVNPGRPWKNAKELLDDMKAKPGQISVATAGVTSAAHAAMDQIVKATGVKYKEVSYDGGNPAVVATVAGEADMTTQLAVEQADMIRGKRLRPLATVSDKPLELEGFGTIPPLSQTVPGFSAPANYFGIFIPKGVPDDVVKTVEKIWNEQIPKSEALKKYATSRGALFLPLSGEAAQKAVFPAVQANAWNLHASGKTKVAPDTVGIPKP, from the coding sequence ATGAAGACCGCCTTGCCCCCCTCCCCGCTGCGCCGCCTGCTCATCGCCGGCCTGCTGTGCGCCACCGCCACCGGCGCCTCGGCGCAATGGAAGCCCACGCGCCCCATCAACCTGATCGTGCCCTGGGCCGCCGGCGGCTCGACCGACCAGGTCACCCGCGTGGCCGCGGCCGAGATGGAGAAGGCCCTGGGCCAGACCATCGTCATCGTCAACCAGCCCGGCGCCTCGGGCGCCATCGGCACCAAGAGCGCGCTCGACGCCGCCAAGGACGGCTACACCTGGACCGCCGGCGCCGCGCAGGACCTGGGCACCTACCAGACCCTGGGCTCGGTCAACACCAGCATCAAGGACTGGCACCTGTTCCTCAATGTCGCCAACATCCAGGTGATCGGCGTCAACCCCGGCCGCCCCTGGAAGAATGCCAAGGAGCTGCTGGACGACATGAAGGCCAAGCCCGGCCAGATCAGCGTGGCCACGGCCGGCGTGACCTCGGCCGCCCACGCCGCCATGGACCAGATCGTCAAGGCCACGGGCGTGAAGTACAAGGAAGTCTCGTATGACGGTGGCAACCCCGCCGTGGTCGCCACCGTGGCCGGCGAGGCCGACATGACGACCCAGCTCGCCGTGGAGCAGGCCGACATGATCCGCGGCAAGCGCCTGCGCCCGCTGGCCACCGTCAGCGACAAGCCGCTGGAACTGGAAGGCTTCGGCACCATCCCGCCGCTGTCGCAGACCGTGCCCGGCTTCAGCGCGCCGGCCAACTACTTCGGCATCTTCATCCCCAAGGGCGTGCCGGACGACGTGGTCAAGACGGTGGAGAAGATCTGGAACGAGCAGATTCCCAAGAGCGAGGCGCTGAAGAAGTACGCCACCAGCCGCGGCGCGCTGTTCCTGCCGCTGTCCGGCGAGGCCGCGCAGAAGGCCGTGTTCCCCGCGGTGCAGGCCAATGCCTGGAACCTGCATGCCAGCGGCAAGACCAAGGTCGCGCCCGACACCGTCGGCATCCCCAAGCCCTGA
- a CDS encoding tripartite tricarboxylate transporter TctB family protein has translation MADPVLTDDEHQPPRSDFRDALGWIVLGGATLVGSLRMDRLEAQNINPVTVPGLLPGLLGLVMLLLGGVLALRSWRRGLAQPDAPRTEHQREERRRIWIVIGLCVGYAVVLVGHGLPFWLASSIYVTAAILILQRLHADPQQRRLTPRAWVKALAIGILSAVITQLVFQELFLVHLP, from the coding sequence ATGGCCGATCCCGTGCTGACCGACGACGAGCACCAGCCGCCGCGCTCGGATTTCCGCGATGCGCTGGGCTGGATCGTGCTGGGCGGAGCCACGCTGGTGGGCTCCCTGCGCATGGACCGCCTGGAGGCGCAGAACATCAACCCGGTCACCGTGCCGGGCCTGCTGCCGGGCCTGCTCGGGCTGGTGATGCTGCTGCTGGGCGGCGTGCTCGCCCTGCGCAGCTGGCGCCGCGGCCTGGCCCAGCCCGATGCGCCGCGCACGGAACACCAGCGCGAAGAGCGGCGCCGCATCTGGATCGTCATCGGCCTGTGCGTGGGCTACGCCGTCGTCCTGGTCGGCCACGGCCTGCCCTTCTGGCTGGCCTCGTCGATCTACGTCACCGCCGCCATCCTGATCCTGCAGCGCCTGCACGCCGACCCGCAGCAGCGCCGCCTGACGCCGCGCGCCTGGGTCAAGGCCCTGGCCATCGGCATTTTGTCGGCCGTCATCACCCAGCTCGTGTTCCAGGAGCTGTTCCTGGTCCACCTGCCCTGA
- a CDS encoding tripartite tricarboxylate transporter permease: MLQGLSDLGHAYLSFLNPMTLAYGLGGAFVGIVMGILPGLSATLAIALLTTLTIKLQANDAILVLICSYVGALYGGSRTAILLNIPGTAANAASCADGYALAQRGEAGRAIGIATSGAFVSTLFGVVCLAMFTPLLAEVALSFGAFEFFWLALFGVTMSGSIVGNDPLKGWLMGLLGLLVAQVGQESLYAYNRFTFDWDELSGGISLIPALVGAFGLAEVLTTLSDPIERKMVELKDSVLPRWKEIIQYRWTVLRSGVIGVFTGLLPGVGEDAGAWMSYAAAKAASKEKEQFGKGSIDGLMAAETGDMASIPGHIIPSLALGIPGSAPSAVLMAAMIIHGIQPGPMLMIQHPQFIYEVVAMTTLASITILLFGLFGVRPLLQVLRVKRSILMPIVFLLCTVGAFASASRLFDVYAMLAIGIGAFFLRRRGYEMAPFVLGLVLGPLLDKSLRRGLVLSDGSLAPFFTRPICMGFAAVTIFMILLYVPAFKSRVRRFTGAAGAQMRSLLGRRA, from the coding sequence ATGCTTCAAGGACTGTCCGACCTGGGACACGCCTATCTCAGCTTCCTGAACCCGATGACCCTGGCCTACGGGCTGGGCGGCGCCTTCGTCGGCATCGTAATGGGCATCCTGCCCGGCCTGTCGGCCACCCTGGCCATCGCCCTGCTCACCACGCTGACCATCAAGCTGCAGGCCAACGACGCCATCCTGGTGCTGATCTGCTCCTACGTGGGCGCGCTGTACGGCGGCTCGCGCACCGCCATCCTGCTCAACATCCCCGGCACCGCCGCCAATGCTGCCTCGTGCGCCGACGGCTACGCCCTGGCGCAGCGCGGAGAAGCGGGGCGGGCCATCGGCATCGCCACCTCCGGCGCCTTCGTCAGCACCCTGTTCGGCGTGGTCTGCCTGGCCATGTTCACGCCGCTGCTGGCCGAGGTGGCCCTGTCCTTCGGCGCCTTCGAATTCTTCTGGCTGGCGCTGTTCGGCGTCACCATGTCGGGCAGCATCGTCGGCAACGACCCGCTCAAGGGCTGGCTGATGGGCCTGCTGGGCCTGCTGGTGGCCCAGGTCGGCCAGGAAAGCCTATACGCCTACAACCGCTTCACCTTCGACTGGGACGAGTTGTCGGGCGGCATCTCGCTGATTCCCGCCCTCGTGGGCGCCTTCGGCCTGGCCGAGGTGCTGACCACGCTGTCCGACCCCATCGAGCGCAAGATGGTGGAGCTGAAAGACTCGGTGCTGCCGCGCTGGAAGGAAATCATCCAGTACCGCTGGACCGTGCTGCGCTCGGGCGTGATCGGCGTGTTCACCGGCCTGCTGCCGGGCGTGGGCGAGGACGCTGGCGCCTGGATGTCCTACGCCGCGGCCAAGGCCGCCAGCAAGGAGAAGGAGCAGTTCGGCAAGGGTTCGATCGACGGCCTGATGGCCGCCGAGACCGGCGACATGGCTTCCATTCCCGGCCACATCATCCCCTCGCTGGCCCTGGGCATCCCCGGCTCGGCGCCCTCGGCCGTGCTGATGGCCGCGATGATCATCCACGGCATCCAGCCTGGCCCCATGCTGATGATCCAGCACCCGCAGTTCATCTACGAGGTGGTGGCCATGACCACGCTGGCCTCGATCACCATCCTGCTGTTCGGCCTGTTCGGCGTGCGCCCGCTACTGCAGGTGCTGCGCGTCAAGCGCTCCATCCTGATGCCCATCGTCTTCCTGCTGTGCACCGTGGGCGCCTTTGCCTCGGCCTCGCGCCTGTTCGACGTGTATGCCATGCTGGCCATCGGCATCGGCGCCTTCTTCCTGCGCCGGCGCGGCTACGAGATGGCGCCGTTCGTGCTTGGCCTGGTGCTGGGCCCGCTGCTGGACAAGAGCCTGCGCCGCGGCCTGGTGCTGTCGGACGGCAGCCTCGCGCCCTTCTTCACGCGGCCCATCTGCATGGGCTTCGCCGCCGTCACCATCTTCATGATCCTGCTGTATGTGCCGGCGTTCAAGTCGAGGGTACGGCGCTTCACCGGCGCCGCGGGCGCCCAGATGAGGTCCCTGCTGGGCCGGCGCGCCTGA
- a CDS encoding sugar phosphate isomerase/epimerase family protein, whose translation MKIALCNEVLAGLPLARQCELAAQLGYDGLEIAPFTLGDAPERLTPAEAARIRATVESAGLVVTGLHWLLVKPEGLSLTSPDAALRRRTLDVMERLTALCAELGGAVLVHGSPRQREVAPGDSHATAVARLRDGLVHIAQTAAAHGVVYCIEPLSRHETSVLNTVAEAAELVTQIDSPHLRTMIDCSAAGLGEAEPVPALIDRWLPTGLIGHIQVNDPNRRAPGQGEMKFGPILAALRRNGYGGTIAVEPFDYQPDGPGAAAFAAGYLQGLRESLA comes from the coding sequence ATGAAGATCGCCCTGTGCAATGAAGTGCTGGCCGGCCTGCCGCTGGCGCGGCAGTGCGAGCTGGCCGCCCAGCTCGGCTACGACGGCCTGGAGATCGCGCCCTTCACGCTCGGCGATGCGCCCGAGCGCCTCACGCCGGCCGAGGCCGCAAGGATCCGGGCCACGGTCGAGTCCGCGGGCCTGGTCGTCACCGGCCTGCACTGGCTGCTGGTCAAGCCCGAAGGCCTGTCGCTCACCAGCCCCGATGCCGCCCTGCGCCGCCGCACGCTGGACGTGATGGAGCGCCTCACCGCGCTGTGCGCCGAACTCGGCGGCGCGGTGCTGGTGCACGGCTCGCCGCGCCAGCGCGAGGTGGCGCCAGGCGACAGTCATGCCACGGCCGTGGCGCGGCTGCGCGACGGCCTGGTCCATATCGCGCAGACCGCGGCGGCTCACGGCGTGGTCTATTGCATCGAGCCGCTGTCGCGCCACGAAACCTCGGTGCTCAACACCGTGGCCGAGGCGGCCGAGCTGGTGACGCAGATCGACAGCCCGCACCTGCGCACCATGATCGACTGCAGCGCGGCCGGCCTCGGCGAAGCCGAGCCCGTGCCCGCCCTGATCGACCGCTGGCTGCCGACCGGCCTGATCGGCCACATCCAGGTCAACGACCCGAACCGCCGCGCCCCCGGCCAGGGCGAAATGAAGTTCGGTCCTATCCTCGCCGCGCTGCGGCGCAACGGCTACGGCGGCACGATCGCTGTGGAACCCTTCGACTACCAGCCCGACGGCCCCGGCGCGGCCGCCTTCGCCGCGGGCTACCTGCAGGGCCTGCGCGAATCGCTGGCCTGA
- a CDS encoding enolase C-terminal domain-like protein produces MPPSFRILAIDLYERGVVLRLPFRFGVVTLTACPQAFVRVRIRTADGREAEGGSAELLAPKWFDKNLALSNEDNFNQLRDSLRLAREAYLAEPAERTAFGHFAAHYRAQIDAAARQQLNPLVACFGPALLDRALLDALCRAEGLSFYQAIQRNAAGLDASLTPDLAGFELDAFLASLTPAPQIALRHTVGLVDPITAADVQARVGDGLPETLEEVVAATGCRHFKLKVNGKPDEDIERLSRIAAVLEPLPDYVVTLDGNEQFADAEAAARFWQRMRATPALRRLAGATLYVEQPLPRATALASDVRALARDIPVLIDESDSTLDAFPQALACGYTGVSSKNCKGFYRSLLNAARCRQLNAASAATGGGTPYFMSAEDLTTQAGLAVQQDLALVNLLGLTHVERNGHHYVNGFAGQGASAAEAQAFLQAQPGLYEHSHGQVRLAIHQGLLDLSSLAAPGFASQAQPDWSGLQPLG; encoded by the coding sequence ATGCCCCCTTCCTTCCGCATCCTGGCCATCGACCTCTACGAGCGCGGCGTGGTGCTGCGCCTGCCGTTTCGCTTCGGCGTGGTCACGCTCACGGCCTGCCCGCAGGCTTTCGTGCGCGTGCGCATCCGCACCGCCGACGGGCGCGAGGCCGAAGGCGGCTCGGCCGAGCTGCTCGCGCCCAAGTGGTTCGACAAGAACCTCGCGCTGAGCAACGAGGACAACTTCAACCAACTGCGCGATTCGCTGCGGCTAGCGCGCGAGGCCTATCTCGCCGAGCCCGCGGAACGCACCGCCTTCGGCCATTTCGCCGCGCACTACCGGGCCCAGATCGATGCCGCCGCCAGGCAGCAGCTCAACCCGCTGGTAGCCTGCTTCGGTCCAGCCCTGCTGGACCGCGCCCTGCTCGATGCTCTGTGCCGCGCCGAAGGCCTGTCGTTCTACCAAGCGATCCAGCGCAACGCGGCCGGCCTCGATGCCTCGCTCACGCCCGATCTGGCCGGCTTCGAGCTCGACGCATTTCTGGCCTCGCTCACCCCCGCGCCGCAGATCGCGCTGCGCCACACCGTCGGCCTGGTCGATCCGATCACCGCCGCCGACGTGCAGGCGCGCGTCGGCGACGGCCTGCCCGAGACGCTCGAGGAAGTGGTCGCCGCCACCGGCTGCCGCCATTTCAAGCTCAAGGTCAACGGCAAGCCCGACGAGGACATCGAGCGCCTGAGCCGCATCGCCGCCGTGCTGGAGCCGCTGCCGGACTACGTGGTCACGCTCGACGGCAACGAGCAGTTCGCCGATGCCGAGGCCGCGGCGCGGTTCTGGCAGCGCATGCGCGCCACGCCGGCGTTGCGCCGCCTGGCCGGGGCCACGCTCTACGTCGAACAACCGCTGCCGCGCGCCACGGCACTTGCCAGCGATGTGCGCGCGCTGGCGCGCGACATCCCGGTGCTGATCGACGAATCGGACAGCACGCTCGACGCCTTCCCCCAGGCGCTGGCCTGCGGCTACACCGGCGTCTCCAGCAAGAACTGCAAGGGCTTCTACCGCTCGCTGCTCAATGCCGCGCGCTGCCGGCAGCTCAACGCCGCCAGTGCCGCGACCGGCGGCGGCACGCCTTATTTCATGTCGGCCGAGGACCTGACCACGCAGGCCGGCCTGGCCGTGCAGCAGGACCTCGCCCTGGTGAACCTGCTCGGGCTCACCCATGTGGAGCGCAACGGCCACCACTACGTCAACGGCTTTGCCGGCCAGGGCGCCAGTGCGGCCGAGGCCCAGGCCTTCCTGCAGGCCCAGCCCGGGCTCTACGAGCACAGCCACGGCCAGGTGCGCCTCGCCATCCACCAGGGCCTGCTCGACCTGTCCTCGCTGGCCGCCCCGGGCTTTGCCAGCCAGGCCCAACCGGACTGGTCCGGGCTGCAGCCCCTGGGTTGA
- a CDS encoding Gfo/Idh/MocA family protein, giving the protein MPTQKLGLIMHGVTGRMGMNQHLIRSIVAIRKQGGVTLSNGDKVMPDPILIGRNAEKIEALARAHGIERWGTDLDAALANPADTVFFDAGTTQMRPTLLAKAIRAGKHVYCEKPIATNLNEAVEIARLAQSSGIKHGAVQDKLFLPGLRKLDMLRRSGFFGKMLSVRLEFGYWVFEGDLQPIQRPSWNYRKEDGGGMILDMMCHWRYVLDNLFGEVQSVSCLGTTHIPTRWDENGQPYEATADDAAYATVQLKGHGGEPVIAQVNMSWATRVRRDDLVTFHVDGTHGSAVAGLTSCRAQSRVNTPRAVWNPDEKQTIPFFDQWQEVPDTQFYDNGFKIQWEHFIRHVVENAPYHWTLPEGAKGVQLVEAALESWKERRWIDVPALQIQ; this is encoded by the coding sequence ATGCCGACCCAGAAACTAGGACTCATCATGCACGGCGTCACCGGCCGCATGGGCATGAACCAGCACCTGATCCGCTCCATCGTCGCGATCCGCAAGCAGGGCGGCGTCACCCTGTCCAACGGCGACAAGGTCATGCCCGACCCGATCCTGATCGGCCGCAATGCCGAGAAGATCGAGGCGCTGGCCCGGGCCCACGGCATCGAGCGCTGGGGTACCGACCTCGACGCCGCGCTGGCCAACCCGGCCGACACCGTGTTCTTCGACGCCGGCACCACCCAGATGCGCCCCACGCTGCTGGCCAAGGCCATCCGCGCCGGCAAGCATGTCTACTGCGAGAAGCCGATCGCCACCAACCTCAACGAGGCGGTGGAGATCGCGCGGCTGGCGCAGTCGTCGGGCATCAAGCACGGCGCGGTACAGGACAAGCTGTTCCTGCCCGGCTTGCGCAAGCTCGACATGCTGCGCCGCTCCGGCTTCTTCGGCAAGATGCTGTCGGTGCGCCTGGAGTTCGGCTACTGGGTGTTCGAGGGCGACCTGCAGCCGATCCAGCGCCCGAGCTGGAACTACCGCAAGGAGGACGGAGGCGGCATGATCCTGGACATGATGTGCCACTGGCGCTATGTGCTGGACAACCTGTTCGGCGAAGTGCAGTCAGTCTCCTGCCTTGGCACCACGCACATCCCCACGCGCTGGGACGAGAACGGCCAGCCCTACGAAGCCACAGCCGACGATGCGGCTTACGCCACCGTCCAGCTCAAGGGCCACGGCGGCGAACCCGTGATCGCGCAGGTCAACATGTCGTGGGCCACGCGCGTGCGCCGCGACGACCTCGTCACCTTCCATGTGGACGGCACGCACGGCTCAGCCGTGGCCGGCCTGACGAGCTGCCGCGCGCAATCGCGCGTGAACACGCCGCGCGCCGTCTGGAACCCCGACGAGAAGCAGACCATCCCCTTCTTCGACCAGTGGCAGGAAGTGCCCGACACCCAGTTCTACGACAACGGCTTCAAGATCCAGTGGGAGCATTTCATCCGCCACGTGGTGGAGAACGCGCCCTATCACTGGACCCTGCCCGAAGGCGCCAAGGGCGTGCAGCTGGTCGAAGCCGCGCTCGAAAGCTGGAAGGAACGCCGCTGGATCGACGTTCCCGCACTACAGATTCAATAG